From Halapricum desulfuricans, a single genomic window includes:
- a CDS encoding MATE family efflux transporter: MAVTDPTDEESDRSSWDETDRRSPSDERDDPSSGPGDEPADSITEGGLIGPLIKLAWPIIVIQLLQVTYNIADTLWLGRLSTDAVGAISLAFPLIFLLIAVAGGFTTAGAILVAQYTGAKGERSAGLVTGQTVTFVSLLSVVIGIVGYFYTRPALELLPSDPQTSAAVIPLAADYMEVIFLGIPLMFGFFVFSALMRGYGDTRTPMFVMAISVGLNVVVDPIFIFGFQSNPLFGMLGLGGLEAALQSATGFTGMGIGGAALATILSRGVATAIGLYLLFATGIGPAVSLSHLRPDLGVIEDIIRLGTPSMVEQSASALAMITLTAVVVTFAPPVVAAYGLGNRLISLVFLPAMGLGRAIDTMVGQNLGADRADRAARATWLAAGTGAGVMLVVAVVALAFTEPIVSVFLGSGVEDRIETIGLGVEYVRIRSVEFAFIGVSQVLFGAFRGAGNTRTAMVLSILTLWVGRVGTIALLVFGLGWDATGIWVGMAMGNIVGALIAIPWFLRGTWKDKYIEESVDGEEAVA, encoded by the coding sequence ATTGCAGTGACAGATCCCACCGACGAGGAGTCCGATCGCTCTTCGTGGGACGAGACCGATCGGCGATCGCCCTCCGATGAACGCGACGATCCGTCCTCCGGGCCGGGCGACGAGCCGGCCGATTCGATCACGGAGGGCGGTCTGATCGGCCCGCTGATCAAACTCGCGTGGCCGATCATCGTCATCCAGTTGCTGCAGGTCACCTACAACATCGCCGACACGCTCTGGCTCGGGCGGCTCTCGACGGACGCCGTCGGCGCGATCAGCCTCGCATTCCCGCTGATCTTCCTGCTGATCGCGGTCGCCGGCGGGTTCACCACCGCGGGTGCGATACTCGTCGCCCAGTACACCGGGGCGAAAGGCGAGCGATCTGCGGGGCTGGTCACCGGTCAGACCGTCACGTTCGTCTCGCTTTTGTCGGTCGTGATCGGGATCGTCGGGTACTTCTACACCCGACCGGCCCTGGAGTTGCTCCCTAGCGATCCTCAGACGTCCGCCGCGGTCATTCCGCTGGCGGCCGACTATATGGAGGTCATCTTCCTGGGAATCCCGCTGATGTTCGGATTCTTCGTCTTCTCGGCGCTGATGCGCGGGTACGGCGACACGCGGACGCCGATGTTCGTGATGGCGATCTCGGTCGGGCTGAACGTCGTGGTCGATCCGATCTTCATCTTCGGCTTCCAGTCTAACCCGCTCTTTGGGATGCTCGGGCTGGGTGGACTCGAAGCGGCGCTGCAGTCGGCGACCGGCTTTACCGGGATGGGGATCGGCGGAGCCGCCCTGGCGACGATCCTCTCGCGCGGCGTCGCGACCGCGATCGGGCTGTACCTGCTGTTCGCGACCGGGATCGGCCCCGCCGTGTCGCTCTCGCATCTCCGCCCGGATCTGGGCGTCATCGAGGACATCATCAGGCTGGGGACGCCCAGCATGGTCGAGCAGTCCGCGAGCGCGCTGGCGATGATCACGCTCACGGCAGTCGTTGTCACGTTCGCGCCGCCGGTCGTGGCCGCCTACGGGCTGGGCAACCGGCTCATCTCGCTTGTGTTCCTGCCGGCGATGGGGCTTGGGCGGGCCATCGACACGATGGTCGGCCAGAACCTCGGAGCCGACCGCGCCGACCGGGCGGCACGGGCGACGTGGCTCGCGGCCGGGACCGGCGCGGGCGTCATGCTCGTTGTCGCCGTGGTCGCGCTGGCGTTCACCGAGCCCATCGTCAGCGTCTTCCTCGGCAGCGGCGTCGAGGATCGGATCGAAACGATCGGTCTCGGCGTCGAGTACGTCCGGATCCGGTCGGTCGAGTTCGCCTTCATCGGCGTCTCGCAGGTGCTCTTCGGCGCGTTCCGCGGGGCCGGGAACACCCGGACGGCGATGGTACTGTCGATCCTGACGCTGTGGGTCGGGCGCGTCGGCACGATCGCACTCCTGGTGTTCGGGCTCGGCTGGGACGCGACCGGGATCTGGGTCGGGATGGCGATGGGTAATATCGTCGGCGCACTCATCGCCATCCCGTGGTTCCTCCGGGGGACCTGGAAGGACAAGTACATCGAGGAGAGCGTCGACGGTGAGGAAGCTGTCGCGTAG
- the cofG gene encoding 7,8-didemethyl-8-hydroxy-5-deazariboflavin synthase subunit CofG has translation MFPGSDDYDVDIAIDEEDVERLLTVMPADVEPAGELTFARNVFVPLTTACRYTCTYCTYYDPPGQASLLSPEEIRDICRTGAERGCTEALFTFGDDPDARYTDVHDQLAEWGHDSIHEYLRAASEIALEEGLLPHANPGDQTREQMATVADLNASMGVMLETTADVQAHGGPRAKSPGQRLATIRTAGELGVPFTTGILVGIGEDWRDRAESLLAIRTLHERYGHIQEVIVQPVVENERWNGGTPDLATLRRATAMARAALPEAVSIQSPPNLAPVRELLDCGIDDLGGVSPVTDDHINPDHAWPAVEELRSIASAAGVPLRERLPVYERYYREGWCPDRIEDAIEAADEAGRRFRAVLDDS, from the coding sequence GTGTTTCCGGGATCGGACGACTACGACGTGGACATCGCGATCGACGAGGAGGATGTCGAGCGGTTGCTGACAGTGATGCCTGCGGACGTCGAGCCGGCTGGGGAGCTGACCTTCGCCAGGAACGTCTTCGTTCCACTGACGACGGCCTGTCGGTACACGTGCACGTACTGTACCTACTACGATCCGCCCGGGCAGGCTTCGCTCCTCTCACCGGAGGAGATCCGGGATATCTGTCGAACCGGCGCCGAGCGAGGCTGTACGGAAGCGCTGTTTACCTTCGGTGACGATCCAGACGCTCGATACACCGACGTTCACGACCAGCTGGCCGAGTGGGGTCACGACTCTATCCACGAGTATCTGCGGGCAGCCAGCGAGATCGCCCTGGAGGAGGGGCTACTTCCCCACGCCAACCCCGGCGACCAGACTCGCGAGCAGATGGCGACGGTCGCCGATCTCAACGCCTCGATGGGCGTGATGCTGGAGACGACCGCCGACGTACAGGCTCACGGTGGCCCGCGGGCGAAATCGCCCGGCCAGCGTCTGGCGACGATCCGGACGGCCGGCGAGTTGGGCGTGCCCTTCACGACCGGAATCCTCGTCGGGATCGGCGAGGACTGGCGCGACCGCGCCGAGAGCTTGCTCGCCATCCGCACGCTCCACGAACGGTACGGCCACATTCAGGAGGTGATCGTCCAGCCGGTCGTCGAGAACGAGCGGTGGAACGGCGGCACGCCCGATCTGGCGACGCTGCGGCGGGCGACCGCGATGGCCCGGGCCGCGCTGCCCGAGGCAGTCAGCATTCAGTCCCCGCCGAACCTCGCGCCCGTCAGAGAACTGCTGGACTGTGGGATCGACGACCTGGGCGGCGTCTCGCCGGTGACTGACGATCACATCAACCCGGATCACGCCTGGCCGGCCGTCGAGGAGTTGCGCTCAATCGCTTCGGCGGCGGGTGTCCCCCTGCGCGAACGACTGCCGGTGTACGAACGCTACTACCGCGAGGGATGGTGTCCGGACCGCATCGAGGACGCCATCGAAGCAGCGGACGAAGCCGGCCGGCGGTTCCGTGCGGTGCTGGACGATTCCTGA
- a CDS encoding complex I NDUFA9 subunit family protein — MRVLVTGGDGFVGRHLCAELTDRDHDVVSLSRDPDPSVLPDGVETVPGDVTDPDSFGDAFESVDAVVNLVALSPLFTPSGGDEMHERIHLGGTENVVAAAEAAGVDRIVQMSALGADPDGPTHYIRAKGRAEGVVRESGLADVIVRPSVIFGEGGEFVSFTKRLKKLFAPGVPVYPLPGGGTQTRFQPIWVGDLAPMLADAVAGASHAGETYELGGPDVLTLREVTELVYESEDRSIRIVSLPMGLAGIGLKTLGSVPGFPMGADQYRSLQFDNTTDDNDIEAFGVTADSLTTLAAYLGVE; from the coding sequence ATGCGCGTCCTCGTAACCGGCGGTGACGGCTTCGTCGGCCGTCACCTGTGTGCCGAACTGACCGATCGCGACCACGACGTGGTGAGCCTCTCCCGGGACCCTGACCCGTCGGTGTTACCCGACGGCGTCGAGACCGTCCCGGGCGACGTCACCGATCCCGACTCCTTTGGCGACGCGTTCGAGAGTGTCGACGCTGTGGTCAACCTCGTGGCGCTGTCGCCGCTTTTCACGCCCAGCGGCGGCGACGAGATGCACGAACGGATCCACCTCGGTGGCACCGAGAACGTCGTCGCGGCCGCCGAAGCGGCCGGCGTCGATCGCATCGTCCAGATGAGCGCGCTCGGTGCCGACCCGGACGGACCGACCCATTATATCCGGGCGAAAGGACGCGCCGAGGGAGTCGTTCGGGAGTCGGGGCTCGCGGACGTGATCGTCCGGCCGTCGGTCATCTTCGGTGAGGGTGGGGAGTTCGTGAGTTTCACCAAGCGCCTGAAGAAGCTGTTCGCCCCGGGTGTGCCGGTGTATCCTCTACCCGGCGGCGGGACGCAGACGCGATTCCAGCCGATCTGGGTCGGCGATCTGGCACCGATGCTCGCCGACGCGGTCGCCGGGGCATCTCACGCGGGCGAGACCTACGAACTCGGCGGACCGGACGTACTGACGCTCCGGGAGGTCACGGAACTGGTCTACGAGAGCGAGGACCGATCGATCAGGATCGTGAGTCTGCCGATGGGACTGGCCGGCATCGGACTCAAGACGCTGGGGTCCGTCCCCGGGTTCCCGATGGGGGCTGACCAGTACCGGTCGCTGCAGTTCGACAACACGACCGACGACAACGACATCGAGGCGTTCGGCGTCACGGCCGACTCGCTGACGACTCTCGCGGCGTATCTCGGCGTCGAGTGA
- the cofH gene encoding 7,8-didemethyl-8-hydroxy-5-deazariboflavin synthase subunit CofH, with translation MVAFESGTNTAGGALDFEHRPTSDQHFENALAKARDGTRLAVADAIELLTTGSDTAGIDRERKEAVLEVADRRRAEVVGQEVTFVANLNNNVTTACNTGCLFCNFKDRSDQFLEANDDDHGGFTKTPEQSREIVADAVDRGIYEVTSVSGLHPALALDSEHRELLEASERGDLNYRSPAAYEVDPGTYVEQIEAMSVDGVHVHSMTPEEAAHARRGTDWSYEEVYRRLVDAGLDSAPGTAAEILVDEVRDVICPGKIDTDGWLEAMAAAARVGLDVTATIMYGHVENEAHRAIHLDRVRDLQDRTGAITEFVPLSFVHQNTPLYDYGMVEGGPSVHEDELLIAVSRLFLDNIEHIQASWVKYGDEQGLKMLNAGADDFMGTILSEEITKRAGGEFGEYRSFDQYVELIESIGRIPVERSTDYRQRRRIDSEPPHGPTLGPKADGTPLL, from the coding sequence ATGGTTGCCTTCGAATCGGGGACGAACACCGCCGGGGGCGCGCTCGATTTCGAGCATCGCCCCACGAGTGACCAGCACTTCGAGAACGCGCTGGCGAAGGCTCGCGACGGGACGCGGCTGGCGGTCGCGGACGCGATCGAACTGCTGACGACCGGCAGCGACACCGCGGGGATCGACCGCGAGCGCAAGGAGGCCGTACTGGAGGTTGCCGACCGCCGCCGTGCCGAGGTCGTCGGTCAGGAAGTCACGTTCGTCGCCAACCTCAACAACAACGTCACGACCGCCTGCAACACGGGCTGTCTGTTCTGCAACTTCAAGGACCGCTCCGATCAGTTCCTCGAAGCCAACGACGATGATCACGGCGGGTTCACGAAGACGCCCGAACAGTCCCGGGAGATCGTCGCCGACGCCGTCGATCGCGGGATCTACGAGGTGACATCCGTCTCGGGGCTCCATCCCGCGCTGGCGCTCGATTCCGAACACCGCGAGCTCCTGGAGGCCAGCGAGCGCGGCGACCTGAACTACCGCTCACCGGCGGCCTACGAGGTCGACCCGGGCACCTACGTCGAACAGATCGAGGCCATGAGCGTCGACGGCGTCCACGTCCACTCGATGACCCCTGAGGAGGCCGCCCACGCGCGCCGCGGCACCGACTGGAGCTACGAGGAGGTCTACCGTCGACTCGTCGATGCCGGCCTGGATTCGGCGCCGGGGACGGCCGCCGAGATTCTCGTCGACGAGGTACGGGACGTCATCTGTCCCGGCAAGATCGACACCGACGGCTGGCTGGAAGCGATGGCGGCCGCCGCCAGGGTCGGGCTGGACGTCACCGCGACGATCATGTACGGCCACGTCGAGAACGAGGCCCACCGGGCGATCCATCTCGACCGCGTTCGCGATCTGCAGGACCGGACGGGCGCGATCACGGAGTTCGTCCCGCTATCTTTTGTCCACCAGAACACGCCGCTGTACGACTACGGGATGGTTGAAGGCGGGCCAAGCGTCCACGAAGACGAGTTGCTGATCGCCGTCTCGCGACTGTTCCTCGATAACATCGAGCACATCCAGGCTTCGTGGGTCAAGTACGGCGACGAGCAGGGCCTGAAGATGCTCAACGCCGGGGCGGACGACTTTATGGGGACGATCCTCTCCGAGGAGATCACCAAACGCGCCGGCGGCGAGTTCGGCGAGTATCGCTCGTTCGATCAGTACGTCGAGTTGATCGAGTCGATCGGTCGGATCCCCGTCGAGCGCTCGACCGACTACCGGCAGCGTCGCCGGATCGACAGTGAGCCACCCCACGGGCCGACACTCGGCCCGAAGGCCGACGGGACACCGCTGCTCTGA
- the cofC gene encoding 2-phospho-L-lactate guanylyltransferase produces MDVLVPFDAREPKTRLFPVLDTDERREFARVMLADVCAAIAATDREPTVLSTTDVDTNWPVVVDDRPLSDAVNGAIADSDRAVAVVMADLALATPESLERVFAADGEVVLVPGRGGGTNAVLTRRSDFRVDYHGVSIRDHRKQAAAIGVEPTTVDSFRLATDVDEPPDLAEVLLHSDRAAATWLREHDITPAVSEGRVTIDRGT; encoded by the coding sequence ATGGACGTTCTCGTTCCGTTCGACGCTCGCGAGCCGAAAACCCGCCTTTTCCCCGTTCTCGACACCGACGAGCGCCGCGAGTTTGCGCGCGTGATGCTGGCTGACGTCTGTGCGGCCATCGCCGCGACCGATCGTGAGCCGACGGTCCTTTCGACGACCGACGTTGACACCAACTGGCCCGTCGTGGTCGACGATCGACCGCTGAGCGACGCTGTCAACGGCGCCATCGCGGACAGCGACCGGGCGGTCGCGGTCGTCATGGCGGATCTCGCGCTGGCGACGCCCGAATCGCTGGAACGCGTCTTCGCGGCTGACGGCGAGGTCGTCCTCGTGCCGGGGCGGGGCGGCGGGACGAACGCCGTCCTCACTCGTCGGTCCGACTTCCGGGTCGACTATCACGGGGTTTCGATCCGCGACCACCGCAAGCAGGCGGCCGCGATCGGCGTCGAGCCCACGACTGTCGATTCGTTTCGGCTCGCGACGGACGTGGACGAGCCGCCGGATCTCGCGGAAGTCCTGTTGCACAGCGACCGTGCGGCGGCTACCTGGCTTCGTGAGCACGATATCACCCCTGCTGTCTCTGAGGGACGCGTCACGATCGATCGGGGTACATAG
- a CDS encoding sodium:calcium antiporter — translation MATLVVDVAIILVTTGAIWLGSGWLEGASEKLAAYYGLPEVVQGSIVTAVGSSFPELATVVFAAITVGDLELGVGAIVGSAIFNILVIPAVAGIATDEDIESNRTLVYKEAQFYMLAVSVLVITFALGVIYYPAPDAADLAGDITRPLALIPLGLYGLYVFIQYQDTADYDADPSDADGIDATRQWGLLVAGLVVILVAVERLVHSVDIIGSALGVPGFIMGVTIVAGATSLPDGLVSVRAARNNRGVASLANVLGSNTFDLLVAIPVGVLIAGSTTINFAMAIPMFGVLTLATILLFTVLRTGLALSDAESYALLVSYLVFVGWVVLETVSDAVNLLPN, via the coding sequence ATGGCGACGCTGGTAGTCGATGTCGCGATCATCCTCGTGACGACGGGAGCGATCTGGCTCGGAAGCGGGTGGCTCGAAGGCGCAAGCGAGAAGCTTGCGGCCTACTACGGGCTCCCGGAGGTCGTCCAGGGGTCGATCGTCACCGCCGTGGGATCGAGTTTCCCCGAACTGGCGACGGTCGTCTTCGCCGCAATCACGGTCGGCGACCTCGAACTCGGCGTGGGGGCGATCGTCGGGTCGGCGATCTTCAATATCCTCGTGATCCCCGCGGTCGCCGGCATCGCCACCGACGAGGACATCGAGTCCAACCGGACGCTGGTCTACAAGGAAGCGCAGTTCTACATGCTCGCGGTCTCGGTACTCGTGATCACCTTCGCGCTGGGCGTGATCTACTATCCCGCGCCCGACGCCGCCGACCTCGCGGGCGATATCACGCGTCCGCTTGCGCTGATCCCGCTGGGGCTGTACGGGCTGTACGTCTTCATCCAGTATCAGGACACCGCCGACTACGACGCTGACCCGTCGGACGCCGACGGCATCGACGCCACCCGCCAGTGGGGACTGCTCGTGGCGGGCCTGGTTGTCATTCTGGTCGCCGTCGAGCGGCTGGTTCACTCGGTTGATATCATCGGCTCCGCGCTGGGCGTGCCCGGGTTCATTATGGGTGTGACAATCGTCGCGGGTGCGACCAGCCTCCCCGACGGACTTGTCAGCGTCCGCGCCGCCCGGAACAACCGCGGAGTGGCCTCGCTGGCGAACGTCCTCGGCAGCAACACCTTCGACCTGCTCGTGGCGATCCCAGTGGGCGTGCTCATCGCCGGGAGCACGACGATCAACTTCGCAATGGCGATCCCGATGTTCGGCGTGTTGACGCTGGCGACGATCCTGCTGTTTACCGTGTTGCGGACCGGTCTGGCCCTGTCGGACGCCGAGTCGTACGCGCTGTTGGTCTCCTATCTCGTCTTCGTCGGCTGGGTCGTCCTGGAAACGGTGAGCGACGCGGTGAATCTGCTGCCGAACTGA
- a CDS encoding GtrA family protein has protein sequence MVSIPFRDRLRSLVAADRLMQFVAVGTIGASVDMSLLVLFHSVAGLPLVVSKLAGAEISYLVMFVINERWTFSSFGDSSFRARIRRFGTSNGVRLGGLVTATVVLLTLTETVGLWYPLANAVGIGVGFFVNYTFESLLTWRVHRK, from the coding sequence ATGGTGTCGATCCCGTTTCGCGACCGGCTCCGCAGTCTGGTCGCGGCCGACCGACTCATGCAGTTTGTCGCGGTCGGAACGATCGGCGCGAGCGTCGATATGTCCTTGCTCGTCCTCTTTCACAGCGTCGCGGGTCTGCCGCTGGTGGTCTCGAAACTCGCCGGGGCGGAGATCTCGTATCTCGTGATGTTCGTGATCAACGAGCGCTGGACGTTCTCGTCGTTCGGTGACTCTTCGTTTCGAGCCCGGATCCGACGGTTCGGAACTTCTAACGGCGTCCGTCTCGGCGGCCTTGTGACGGCTACGGTAGTGCTGCTCACTCTCACGGAGACGGTCGGACTCTGGTATCCGCTGGCTAACGCCGTCGGGATCGGCGTCGGTTTCTTCGTCAACTACACCTTCGAGAGCCTGCTTACCTGGCGTGTGCATCGAAAGTGA
- a CDS encoding MFS transporter, which produces MNPLRSFQRSIASLRGAGRGRILFAVASGWGLLVGTRMAYPVLLPYIQDTYGLSLSVAGLLVTVLWLGSALGQLPGGILADRYSERRIMAVGLAAVAVALSLVASTNSPVVLFLATGLVGLGLSLYPIARITVLTEIYPNAVGRALGVTMATGDIGQTVLPPAVGFVAAAVAWQLGLGLLVPALLVLAGLVWVVVPDGVVDSQDIELSPDLAREVFAALRTKTMALVTVVLFLYILVWQSFTGFYPTYLAEMKGLSEPVAGSIFALFFGFGVVVKPIAGSAYDRIGMRGSLLAVLVGPVFGLAALPFVEGFWPIVGLTAVISTMLGSGAITQSYLSDAIPADIRGTGLGVVRTTAASLGSLGPVAFGSIAERGPFEIPIPDFIFAGTDALVFSGFDVGYLVFAGLMALIVVLTSLMPDSS; this is translated from the coding sequence ATGAACCCACTTCGGTCGTTTCAGCGGTCGATCGCGTCGCTTCGTGGTGCGGGTCGCGGGCGGATCCTGTTCGCGGTCGCCTCGGGCTGGGGACTGCTGGTCGGGACGCGGATGGCCTATCCCGTGCTCCTCCCGTACATTCAGGACACCTACGGGCTCTCGCTTTCGGTCGCCGGGCTGCTGGTGACGGTCCTCTGGCTCGGCTCGGCGCTCGGACAACTCCCCGGCGGGATCCTGGCCGACCGCTACAGTGAGCGACGCATCATGGCCGTCGGGCTGGCGGCCGTCGCGGTGGCACTGTCGCTTGTCGCCTCGACGAACAGCCCGGTCGTCCTCTTTCTCGCGACGGGACTCGTCGGACTCGGGCTCTCGCTGTATCCCATCGCTCGCATCACCGTGCTGACGGAGATTTATCCGAACGCAGTCGGGCGCGCGCTGGGGGTGACGATGGCGACCGGTGACATCGGCCAGACGGTGCTCCCGCCGGCGGTCGGGTTTGTCGCCGCTGCCGTCGCCTGGCAACTCGGGCTTGGACTCCTCGTGCCGGCCCTGCTCGTCCTGGCTGGGCTCGTCTGGGTCGTCGTCCCCGACGGCGTCGTCGACTCACAGGATATCGAACTGTCGCCGGACCTGGCCAGGGAGGTATTCGCGGCGCTGCGGACGAAGACGATGGCGCTTGTCACTGTCGTTCTCTTTCTGTACATTCTGGTCTGGCAGTCGTTCACCGGCTTTTACCCGACGTATCTCGCCGAGATGAAGGGGCTCTCGGAGCCGGTCGCCGGGTCGATATTCGCGCTGTTTTTCGGCTTCGGCGTCGTCGTGAAGCCGATCGCCGGCTCTGCCTACGATCGGATCGGTATGCGTGGGTCGCTTCTGGCCGTGCTCGTCGGGCCGGTGTTCGGCCTGGCCGCGTTGCCGTTCGTCGAGGGGTTCTGGCCGATCGTGGGGCTCACTGCCGTCATCTCGACGATGCTCGGATCCGGCGCGATCACCCAGTCGTATCTCTCCGACGCGATCCCGGCCGACATCCGCGGGACCGGACTCGGCGTCGTGCGGACGACCGCCGCCTCGCTCGGTTCGCTCGGCCCCGTTGCGTTCGGCTCGATCGCCGAACGCGGCCCTTTCGAAATCCCGATCCCGGACTTCATCTTCGCCGGCACGGACGCACTCGTGTTTTCGGGGTTCGATGTCGGGTATCTCGTCTTCGCGGGGCTGATGGCGCTTATCGTGGTTCTCACGAGTCTGATGCCGGATTCCTCGTAG
- a CDS encoding tubulin/FtsZ family protein gives MKLAMIGFGQAGGKIVDKFLEYDDRTGSGIVRSAVAVNTAKADLLGLERVPEENRVLIGQTRVKGHGVGADNELGAEIAEEDIDEVQSVIDNIPVHEIDAFLIIAGLGGGTGSGGSPVLAKHLKRIYTEPVYGLGILPSSDEGGIYTLNAARSFQTFVREVDNLLVFDNDAWRKTGESMESGYEEINDEIVKRFGILFGAGEVTGDSEVAESVVDSSEIVNTLASGGVSTVGYAAEQVTRESSGGLLSRFKSDGSDDNMDAANTTNRITSLVRKAALGRLTLPCEIDGAERALLVLSGPPTELNRKGIERGRKWLEEQTGSMEVRGGDYPVSDSSYVASVILLSGVHNVPRIKELQQVAIEAQENIDEIRAESEENLEQLVEDDEDELDPLF, from the coding sequence ATGAAGCTCGCCATGATCGGCTTCGGGCAGGCCGGCGGGAAGATCGTCGACAAGTTCCTGGAATACGACGATCGGACGGGTAGCGGAATCGTCCGGTCGGCCGTGGCGGTCAACACGGCGAAGGCAGACCTGCTCGGACTCGAACGCGTCCCGGAGGAGAACCGCGTATTGATCGGTCAGACACGCGTGAAAGGGCACGGCGTCGGTGCCGACAACGAACTCGGCGCGGAGATCGCCGAGGAGGACATCGACGAGGTCCAGAGCGTCATCGACAACATCCCGGTCCACGAGATCGACGCGTTCCTCATCATCGCCGGTCTCGGCGGCGGGACGGGCTCGGGCGGTTCGCCGGTGCTCGCAAAGCATCTCAAGCGGATCTACACCGAGCCGGTTTATGGCCTTGGCATCCTCCCTTCCAGCGACGAGGGTGGAATCTACACGCTCAACGCCGCCCGGTCGTTCCAGACGTTCGTCCGCGAGGTCGACAACCTCCTGGTGTTCGACAACGACGCCTGGCGCAAGACCGGCGAGTCGATGGAGAGCGGCTACGAGGAGATCAACGACGAGATCGTCAAGCGGTTCGGCATCCTCTTCGGAGCCGGGGAAGTCACCGGTGACAGCGAGGTCGCCGAGAGCGTCGTCGACTCCAGCGAGATCGTCAACACGCTCGCCTCCGGCGGCGTCTCGACGGTCGGATACGCCGCCGAACAGGTCACGAGGGAATCCAGCGGTGGGCTCCTCTCGCGGTTCAAAAGCGACGGCAGCGACGACAACATGGACGCGGCCAACACCACCAATCGGATCACGTCGCTGGTCCGCAAGGCCGCACTCGGCCGGCTGACGCTACCCTGTGAGATCGACGGCGCCGAGCGTGCGCTGCTCGTGCTATCGGGTCCGCCGACGGAACTCAATCGGAAGGGAATCGAGCGCGGCCGCAAGTGGCTCGAAGAGCAGACCGGAAGCATGGAGGTCCGCGGCGGCGACTACCCCGTCTCCGATTCCTCGTACGTCGCCAGCGTCATCCTGCTATCCGGCGTGCACAACGTGCCCCGGATCAAGGAACTCCAGCAGGTGGCCATCGAGGCCCAGGAGAACATCGACGAGATCCGCGCAGAAAGCGAAGAAAACTTAGAGCAGTTGGTCGAAGATGACGAAGATGAACTCGATCCCCTCTTCTAA
- the tmk gene encoding dTMP kinase encodes MLITLEGIDGSGKTSAWEALRAAELGVETTFTREPTESWYGEAVARSIADDDADPLAELFLYTADHADHLSRVVRPALDRGEVVISDRYSDSRYAYQGATLSDHPELDDPLAFVREVHDPWTREPDLTIYLDVSPAVGAERAGATNKFEQTGYLQSVAENYEQLIAAEPERFVRIDAERPPDIVQRDVVETVRERL; translated from the coding sequence ATGCTCATCACGCTGGAGGGGATCGACGGCAGCGGCAAAACGAGCGCCTGGGAGGCGCTCCGGGCGGCCGAGCTGGGCGTCGAGACGACGTTCACGCGCGAACCGACCGAGTCGTGGTACGGCGAGGCTGTCGCCCGCTCGATCGCCGACGACGACGCCGATCCGCTGGCCGAACTGTTCCTCTATACGGCCGACCACGCCGATCACCTCTCGCGCGTCGTCCGGCCCGCGCTCGACCGGGGCGAGGTCGTGATTTCGGATCGCTACTCGGACTCGCGGTACGCCTATCAGGGAGCGACGCTTTCGGACCATCCCGAACTCGACGACCCGCTCGCGTTCGTCCGCGAGGTCCACGACCCCTGGACGCGCGAGCCCGATCTGACGATCTATCTGGACGTCTCGCCGGCTGTCGGAGCCGAGCGGGCGGGCGCGACAAACAAGTTCGAACAGACGGGCTATCTCCAGTCGGTCGCCGAAAACTACGAACAGTTGATCGCGGCCGAGCCCGAGCGGTTCGTCCGGATCGACGCCGAGCGGCCGCCGGACATCGTTCAGCGTGATGTCGTCGAAACCGTCCGTGAACGACTCTGA